The Arctopsyche grandis isolate Sample6627 chromosome 7, ASM5162203v2, whole genome shotgun sequence genome includes a window with the following:
- the LOC143914594 gene encoding mitochondrial import inner membrane translocase subunit TIM44 isoform X2, with amino-acid sequence MLRCKNVVRSSGKLVSRLSNYHNNFTPRTSVIVITTQYSTRRPGFFSQFIDNVKQDMAKNKDMKENLQKFRQEANKLEKSDALKAAREKFHTVEEEATKSSEVLRGKFEGIKDKVQEAIEEAGKSDIAKKAGEGIGKSAKGVTDTISETGQKLGRTEAFRTISQATAAVKSEINTQGIEGRVYISPVQLRKRIDTDTVMDERIVQPNTEATGVELHKDSKFYQQWQNFKDNNQYVNKVLDWKIKYEESENPVIQASRLLTEKVGDLFGGLFQKTELSSTMTEICKVDPNFQQKQFLKDCENDIIPNILEAMVHGDLEILRDWCYESAYSVIATPLQRARQLGYYLDSKILDIENVDLLLGKVMDQGPVLVITFQSQQIVSLRDSKHNVIEGDPNKVMRVSYVWVLCRDPSELNPKAAWRLLEMSANSTEQLV; translated from the exons atg TTGCGCTGTAAAAATGTTGTCAGAAGTTCGGGAAAGTTGGTGTCTAGGTTATCAAATTATCACAATAATTTCACCCCGAGAACGTCGGTGATAGTAATA acAACACAATATTCTACGAGACGTCCAGGCTTTTTTTCACAATTCATCGATAATGTCAAGCAAGATATGGCCAAGAATAAAGACATGAAAGAGAACTTGCAGAAATTTCGACAAGAAGCTAATAAGTTAGAGAAATCGGATGCTTTAAAAGCTGCGAGGGAGAAATTTCATACAGTAGAAGAAGAAGCAACAAAAAGCAGTGAAGTTCTTCGTGGAAAGTTTGAGGGCATCAAAGATAAAGTTCAAGAAGCAATCGAAGAAGCAGGAAAATCAGATATAGCGAAAAAAGCCg GTGAAGGTATAGGGAAATCTGCTAAAGGCGTTACTGATACCATATCAGAAACGGGACAAAAATTAGGTAGAACCGAGGCTTTCAGAACAATATCACAG gCAACTGCAGCAGTCAAAAGCGAAATTAATACTCAAGGTATTGAAGGACGAGTGTATATATCTCCTGTACAACTTCGTAAACGTATAGACACCGATACGGTAATGGATGAAAGAATCGTACAACCTAATACGGAAGCCACTGGTGTTGAATTACATAAAGATTCTAAGTTTTATCAACAATGGCAAAATTTTAAAGATAATAATCAATATGTAAATAAG gTTTTGGATTGGAAAATAAAGTATGAAGAGTCAGAAAATCCCGTGATTCAGGCATCTCGATTGCTCACGGAAAAAGTGGGAGATCTCTTTGGTGGATTGTTCCAAAAAACAGAACTTTCTTCAACAATGACAGAAATTTGCAAAGTGGATCCGAATTTCCAGCAAAAGCAGTTCTTAAAAGATTGTGAAAACGACATTATACCAAATATTTTGGAGGCAATGGTCCACGGAGATTTGGAGATTCTGCGAGATTGGTGCTATGAAAGTGCCTACAGCGTGATAGCTACTCCTTTGCAGCGCGCGCGACAATTAGGTTACTACTTGGATTCGAAAATATTGGATATAGAAAACGTGGACTTGTTACTCGGAAAAGTTATGGATCAAGGTCCTGTTCTAGTGATAACATTCCAATCTCAACAGATCGTGTCTCTCCGGGACTCAAAACATAACGTAATCGAAGGTGATCCCAATAAAGTTATGAGAGTTTCGTACGTATGGGTGTTGTGTAGAGATCCATCGGAGCTAAATCCCAAAGCCGCCTGGAGATTATTAGAAATGTCTGCCAATAGCACCGAACAGCTCGTGTAG
- the mdu gene encoding mitotic spindle positioning protein meduse gives MRSAAMDETNARDDPLTRIQREIIEVTERENEFRKGHPTYTRKVSESDLELGQTLTNGHSNGLTNGSNTMIRALSTSQLTSSTKPVNGFSRKFTPNNTGQKGMMQRFIASRGRLNMPTLNTSISPPTKQSFIAPPTLNPIAVSKLPEGKLVRKGFVPVEEKIQKELKDLKDREQELKKLRKKSSSYQLDFSSLEDSDKEDDIESEEDIPLPGKLRVAKSIGELYEAFGDSYSPSPPNASGPDSYGSMKPAKSLAQLCELGPDEEGMAPSSTKLIAKWESLIQQKQESGAA, from the exons ATGAGGTCGGCCGCCATGGATGAG ACGAACGCTAGGGACGATCCTTTGACTAGAATCCAAAGAGAAATCATCGAAGTTACCGAGCGGGAGAACGAATTTAGGAAAGGTCATCCCACTTACACGAGAAAGGTGTCAGAATCAGACCTGGAACTAGGACAAACTTTGACCAACGGTCACTCGAACGGTCTGACCAATGGCTCCAATACCATGATCCGAGCCTTGTCCACGTCTCAGTTGACCTCCTCAACAAAGCCAGTCAACGGCTTTTCAAGAAAGTTCACCCCCAACAACACAGGTCAAAAGGGCATGATGCAAAGGTTCATAGCATCGAGAGGACGTCTAAATATGCCAACCTTGAACACTTCCATATCACCACCTACAAAACAATCGTTCATAGCCCCACCAACTTTGAATCCAATAGCCGTATCCAAACTACCGGAAGGTAAACTAGTAAGGAAAGGATTCGTTCCTGTCGAAGAAAAAATTCAGAAGGAATTGAAAGACTTGAAGGATCGCGAGCAAGAATTAAAGAAGTTGAGGAAGAAGAGCTCCTCGTACCAGTTGGACTTTTCATCATTGGAAGACAGTGACAAGGAAGACGACATCGAATCAGAGGAAGACATACCGCTGCCTGGAAAGTTGCGTGTCGCTAAATCGATAGGAGAATTGTACGAAGCCTTTGGAGATAGTTACAGTCCATCACCACCCAACGCATCGGGACCTGATTCTTACGGGTCAATGAAACCTGCCAAGTCCTTGGCACAGCTTTGCGAACTGGGACCCGATGAAGAAGGAATGGCACCAAGTTCAACCAAACTCATAGCAAAATGGGAATCGCTcatacaacagaaacaagagtCGGGTGCGGCCTAA
- the LOC143914594 gene encoding mitochondrial import inner membrane translocase subunit TIM44 isoform X1 — translation MLRCKNVVRSSGKLVSRLSNYHNNFTPRTSVIVITTQYSTRRPGFFSQFIDNVKQDMAKNKDMKENLQKFRQEANKLEKSDALKAAREKFHTVEEEATKSSEVLRGKFEGIKDKVQEAIEEAGKSDIAKKAGQIGEGIGKSAKGVTDTISETGQKLGRTEAFRTISQATAAVKSEINTQGIEGRVYISPVQLRKRIDTDTVMDERIVQPNTEATGVELHKDSKFYQQWQNFKDNNQYVNKVLDWKIKYEESENPVIQASRLLTEKVGDLFGGLFQKTELSSTMTEICKVDPNFQQKQFLKDCENDIIPNILEAMVHGDLEILRDWCYESAYSVIATPLQRARQLGYYLDSKILDIENVDLLLGKVMDQGPVLVITFQSQQIVSLRDSKHNVIEGDPNKVMRVSYVWVLCRDPSELNPKAAWRLLEMSANSTEQLV, via the exons atg TTGCGCTGTAAAAATGTTGTCAGAAGTTCGGGAAAGTTGGTGTCTAGGTTATCAAATTATCACAATAATTTCACCCCGAGAACGTCGGTGATAGTAATA acAACACAATATTCTACGAGACGTCCAGGCTTTTTTTCACAATTCATCGATAATGTCAAGCAAGATATGGCCAAGAATAAAGACATGAAAGAGAACTTGCAGAAATTTCGACAAGAAGCTAATAAGTTAGAGAAATCGGATGCTTTAAAAGCTGCGAGGGAGAAATTTCATACAGTAGAAGAAGAAGCAACAAAAAGCAGTGAAGTTCTTCGTGGAAAGTTTGAGGGCATCAAAGATAAAGTTCAAGAAGCAATCGAAGAAGCAGGAAAATCAGATATAGCGAAAAAAGCCg GTCAAATAGGTGAAGGTATAGGGAAATCTGCTAAAGGCGTTACTGATACCATATCAGAAACGGGACAAAAATTAGGTAGAACCGAGGCTTTCAGAACAATATCACAG gCAACTGCAGCAGTCAAAAGCGAAATTAATACTCAAGGTATTGAAGGACGAGTGTATATATCTCCTGTACAACTTCGTAAACGTATAGACACCGATACGGTAATGGATGAAAGAATCGTACAACCTAATACGGAAGCCACTGGTGTTGAATTACATAAAGATTCTAAGTTTTATCAACAATGGCAAAATTTTAAAGATAATAATCAATATGTAAATAAG gTTTTGGATTGGAAAATAAAGTATGAAGAGTCAGAAAATCCCGTGATTCAGGCATCTCGATTGCTCACGGAAAAAGTGGGAGATCTCTTTGGTGGATTGTTCCAAAAAACAGAACTTTCTTCAACAATGACAGAAATTTGCAAAGTGGATCCGAATTTCCAGCAAAAGCAGTTCTTAAAAGATTGTGAAAACGACATTATACCAAATATTTTGGAGGCAATGGTCCACGGAGATTTGGAGATTCTGCGAGATTGGTGCTATGAAAGTGCCTACAGCGTGATAGCTACTCCTTTGCAGCGCGCGCGACAATTAGGTTACTACTTGGATTCGAAAATATTGGATATAGAAAACGTGGACTTGTTACTCGGAAAAGTTATGGATCAAGGTCCTGTTCTAGTGATAACATTCCAATCTCAACAGATCGTGTCTCTCCGGGACTCAAAACATAACGTAATCGAAGGTGATCCCAATAAAGTTATGAGAGTTTCGTACGTATGGGTGTTGTGTAGAGATCCATCGGAGCTAAATCCCAAAGCCGCCTGGAGATTATTAGAAATGTCTGCCAATAGCACCGAACAGCTCGTGTAG